In a genomic window of Flavobacteriales bacterium TMED191:
- a CDS encoding PglZ domain-containing protein, giving the protein MDSCTILWIDDEVDSLKSHLLFLKDKGFSVNTISNGYDAIQMVVENHYDLIFLDENMPGLSGLDTLSKLKEITNSPVIMITKSEQEHIMEDAIGSKISDYLIKPVNPHQILLSIKKHLKFSELVTNKTNSDYRKEFLSIGDMISSIHSFDDWVKIYKKIIYWELQLDSLDDNNMLDILLNQKKEANNSFFKYIKNNYHEFVKDNNSHNVVMSNNIFKKYISSLTTDKTCTFFLLIDNLRLDQWRLIEPLLSSYFSINEDTYCSILPTATQYARNAIFSGLMPAEIKQKYPNMWLDDNDEGGKNLYEKDLLMEQLKQLSCSQNISFNKVFNLEHGQKMVNRLNEFLTKSLNVIIYNFVDILSHAKTDMKMIKELANNEKAYRDLTLTWFKNSPLFEMLKKLSNHDVNIIITSDHGTMNVMEPSKVVGEKSISSNLRYKTGRKIKFEKKDVFHVDDPESVMLPKSNVSASYIFAAPNKYFVYPNNYNHYAHHYINTYQHGGVSMEEMIIPIVSLKPKR; this is encoded by the coding sequence ATGGATTCTTGTACTATTTTATGGATTGATGATGAAGTAGATTCATTAAAATCACACTTATTATTTCTCAAAGATAAGGGTTTTTCCGTCAATACAATTTCTAATGGCTATGATGCAATACAGATGGTTGTTGAAAATCACTATGATTTAATTTTTTTAGATGAAAATATGCCTGGATTAAGTGGTTTAGATACGCTTTCTAAATTAAAGGAAATTACTAATTCGCCTGTCATTATGATTACAAAAAGTGAACAAGAGCATATTATGGAAGATGCAATAGGTTCTAAGATATCAGATTACTTAATTAAGCCTGTAAACCCTCATCAAATACTTTTGTCAATTAAAAAGCATCTAAAATTTTCTGAACTTGTCACTAATAAAACTAATTCCGATTATCGTAAAGAGTTTTTATCTATTGGTGATATGATTAGTAGTATTCATTCATTTGATGATTGGGTGAAGATTTATAAAAAAATAATTTATTGGGAGTTGCAACTTGATTCATTAGATGACAACAATATGCTTGATATTTTATTGAACCAAAAAAAAGAAGCAAATAATTCTTTTTTTAAATATATCAAAAATAATTACCATGAATTTGTTAAAGATAATAATTCGCATAATGTAGTTATGTCAAATAATATTTTTAAAAAATATATTTCATCTTTAACTACAGATAAGACTTGTACATTTTTTTTACTTATAGATAATCTTAGATTAGATCAGTGGAGGTTAATAGAGCCTTTATTATCTTCTTATTTTTCCATTAATGAAGATACATATTGTAGTATTTTACCTACTGCAACTCAGTATGCTCGAAATGCAATTTTTTCTGGTTTAATGCCTGCTGAAATTAAACAAAAATATCCTAATATGTGGTTAGATGATAATGATGAAGGTGGAAAAAATTTATATGAAAAAGATCTATTAATGGAACAATTAAAGCAATTATCATGTTCTCAAAATATATCATTTAATAAAGTTTTTAACCTTGAGCATGGTCAAAAAATGGTTAATAGACTAAATGAGTTCCTTACCAAATCGTTAAATGTTATTATATATAACTTTGTAGATATTTTATCACATGCAAAAACAGATATGAAAATGATTAAAGAACTAGCTAATAATGAAAAAGCATATCGCGATTTAACTTTGACATGGTTTAAAAACTCTCCTCTTTTTGAAATGTTAAAAAAGCTTTCTAATCATGACGTGAATATTATAATTACATCTGATCATGGGACAATGAATGTGATGGAACCTAGTAAGGTTGTTGGAGAGAAAAGTATATCTAGTAATCTACGTTATAAAACAGGTAGAAAAATTAAATTTGAAAAGAAGGATGTGTTCCATGTGGATGATCCTGAATCTGTTATGTTGCCTAAATCTAATGTTAGCGCTTCATATATTTTTGCTGCACCAAATAAATACTTTGTTTACCCTAATAATTATAATCATTATGCACATCACTATATTAATACATATCAACATGGTGGTGTCTCAATGGAGGAAATGATCATACCCATTGTCTCTTTAAAACCTAAACGATAA
- the tsaE gene encoding tRNA (adenosine(37)-N6)-threonylcarbamoyltransferase complex ATPase subunit type 1 TsaE, with protein sequence MQRCYDISNLDKLSSVALELLTLSDNRIFVIEGELGAGKTTLVKHMCNQLKIVDSVSSPTFSIVNEYWLVNGDKCFHFDFYRLNTLKEAIMLGVDSYFNSGFYCFIEWPDLVKSILPSKYHQIRLTSTNNTRELLYIK encoded by the coding sequence ATGCAAAGGTGTTATGACATATCTAATTTAGACAAGTTATCGTCTGTTGCATTAGAATTGTTAACCTTGTCAGATAATCGTATCTTTGTGATTGAAGGTGAGTTAGGTGCTGGAAAAACAACATTAGTTAAACATATGTGTAATCAATTAAAAATTGTCGATTCTGTTTCAAGTCCTACGTTTTCAATTGTTAATGAGTACTGGCTTGTAAATGGTGACAAATGTTTTCATTTTGATTTTTACAGATTGAACACTTTAAAAGAAGCTATAATGCTTGGAGTAGATTCTTATTTTAATTCAGGTTTTTATTGCTTTATTGAATGGCCCGATTTAGTTAAATCCATATTGCCTTCTAAATATCATCAAATTAGATTAACATCAACAAATAATACTCGCGAATTATTATATATAAAATAA
- a CDS encoding alanine dehydrogenase encodes MGNNFLSFSEAGFTLPQEEVIELKSKNKKLTIGIPKEVLLQEKRIGLVPDAVNLLTLNNHSVIVQSGVGQIINFTDKDYSDCGARIVNTAKEVYQADIILKVSPPTNDEIKLMKQNQTLISALQLKIQKPDFFIQLMEKKITAIAYDYIQDEDGIFPVVRSMSEIAGNASVLIAAECLSNLNNGKGLLMGGVAGVSTTDIVILGAGTVGEFAARSTIGLGASVKIFDNSLYKLRRIQDKLNTRVDTNMINPKALEKAVRRADVVIGAIRTKSGRTPCVISEDMVKLMKPGSVVIDVSIDRGGCIETSEVTSHKSPTFIKHGVIHYCVPNIPSRVARTASFSLSNIFASLLLQIGDHGGVNQIIYNNPNIGQGAYIINGQLVNKGISDWFNLPYQAL; translated from the coding sequence ATGGGAAATAATTTCTTATCATTCTCCGAAGCTGGTTTTACCCTTCCTCAAGAAGAAGTGATTGAATTAAAATCTAAAAATAAAAAATTAACTATTGGTATACCCAAAGAAGTATTATTACAAGAAAAGAGAATTGGTTTGGTACCTGATGCAGTTAATTTACTAACACTTAATAATCATAGTGTTATTGTTCAGAGTGGAGTCGGTCAAATAATTAATTTTACAGATAAAGATTATAGCGATTGTGGAGCAAGGATTGTGAATACAGCTAAGGAAGTTTATCAAGCTGATATTATTTTAAAGGTATCCCCACCTACAAATGATGAAATTAAGTTGATGAAACAAAATCAAACTTTAATTTCGGCATTGCAATTAAAAATTCAAAAACCAGATTTTTTCATTCAATTAATGGAGAAAAAAATTACAGCAATTGCTTATGATTATATTCAGGATGAAGATGGGATTTTCCCTGTTGTTCGTTCCATGAGTGAAATTGCAGGTAATGCGTCTGTTTTAATTGCAGCAGAATGTTTAAGTAATTTAAATAATGGTAAAGGTCTATTAATGGGCGGTGTTGCTGGAGTTAGTACTACAGATATTGTTATTTTAGGTGCCGGTACTGTCGGTGAATTTGCTGCAAGATCTACAATTGGTTTAGGGGCTTCTGTTAAGATTTTTGATAATTCTTTATATAAATTAAGAAGAATTCAAGATAAATTAAATACTCGAGTTGATACTAACATGATAAATCCAAAAGCATTGGAAAAAGCAGTTAGACGTGCTGATGTAGTGATTGGTGCTATTCGCACAAAAAGTGGTCGTACACCCTGCGTAATTTCTGAAGATATGGTTAAGTTAATGAAACCAGGATCAGTAGTTATTGATGTAAGTATTGATAGGGGAGGTTGTATAGAAACATCTGAAGTTACATCACATAAATCACCTACTTTTATTAAGCATGGTGTAATTCATTATTGTGTGCCAAATATTCCATCTAGAGTAGCAAGAACGGCCTCTTTTTCATTAAGTAATATTTTTGCATCATTATTACTACAAATTGGTGATCATGGTGGAGTTAATCAAATCATTTATAATAATCCAAATATTGGTCAGGGAGCCTATATTATTAATGGTCAGTTAGTTAATAAAGGTATATCTGACTGGTTTAACTTGCCATATCAAGCATTATAA
- a CDS encoding proline dehydrogenase encodes MVFSNKYIDYKTKSKRELYETLILFELLSRPYLVYFGKYMLKFALQIKLPILGIIKKTIFKHFCGGEDIIESKKKIKELGKSNIKTILDYSVEGQQNSKNLEKVYHEIINNLNLSKNNNLIPFCVFKVTGITRFKLLKKLSKNTPLNELENKELQTLKNRLHKICSKAQTVNKPVLIDAEESWIQKAIDELVEQLMMQFNQKSVLVYNTLQFYRWDRIKYMKELHKRAKNQNFKIGIKIVRGAYMEKERFRSNKKKYKSPIHKNKLACDNDFDNASKYCLQNIKDISICFGTHNEQSTQNIIELMKEYNIENNDNRIFFSQLLGMSDNISFYLAHFNYNVAKYVPYGPVKYVIPYLIRRAEENSSIGSQTHDEIKRLKEAINNI; translated from the coding sequence ATGGTATTTAGCAATAAATATATAGATTACAAGACAAAATCAAAAAGAGAACTGTATGAAACTTTAATTCTTTTTGAATTATTATCTAGACCTTATCTCGTTTATTTTGGGAAATACATGCTCAAATTTGCTCTTCAAATTAAATTACCAATTTTAGGTATTATTAAAAAAACTATTTTTAAACACTTTTGTGGGGGGGAAGATATTATCGAGTCTAAAAAAAAAATCAAAGAGCTAGGTAAGAGTAATATAAAAACCATCCTTGATTATTCTGTAGAGGGTCAACAGAATTCTAAAAATCTTGAAAAAGTATATCATGAAATAATTAATAATCTTAATCTATCTAAAAACAATAATTTAATCCCGTTTTGTGTATTTAAAGTCACCGGAATAACACGATTCAAATTATTAAAAAAATTAAGCAAAAACACCCCGTTAAATGAGCTTGAAAATAAAGAATTGCAAACTCTTAAAAATAGACTCCATAAAATTTGTTCCAAAGCTCAAACCGTAAATAAACCTGTATTAATTGATGCAGAAGAAAGTTGGATTCAAAAAGCAATTGACGAACTAGTTGAGCAATTAATGATGCAATTCAATCAAAAAAGTGTACTTGTTTACAACACTCTTCAATTTTACAGATGGGATAGAATCAAATATATGAAAGAGCTACATAAAAGAGCTAAAAATCAAAATTTTAAAATAGGAATTAAGATTGTTAGAGGAGCATATATGGAAAAAGAAAGATTTAGATCCAACAAAAAAAAATACAAATCGCCTATTCATAAAAATAAGTTAGCTTGTGACAATGACTTTGATAATGCAAGTAAATACTGCCTGCAAAATATCAAGGACATATCAATATGTTTTGGCACTCATAATGAACAAAGCACGCAAAATATAATTGAATTAATGAAAGAATATAATATTGAAAACAATGATAACAGAATCTTCTTTTCACAACTATTAGGAATGAGTGATAACATTAGCTTTTACTTAGCTCACTTTAATTATAATGTGGCAAAATATGTACCGTACGGACCTGTTAAATATGTGATACCTTATCTTATTAGAAGAGCTGAAGAAAATTCATCTATTGGCAGTCAAACACATGATGAAATCAAAAGACTAAAGGAAGCAATTAACAATATCTAA
- a CDS encoding 3-dehydroquinate synthase, whose protein sequence is MINKIKLDQCTIIINNKSISCLLDVIKKINPTKVFILLDKNSKKYCLPILLTHVSVLNSAHILELENGESAKTINSVKSVCNLLLSKNVDRKSLMINLGGGVVSDLGGFVASIIKRGINFINIPTTLMSQVDAAIGGKVAVNFDHYKNQIGLFSIPNAIFIHFPFTNSLSDFELISAYAEILKYGLIYDKLLWENIQLKNINKVNLPAIISKCIRIKVDIVKRDYFDNNERRKLNFGHSISHAIESIFLVKNIDITHGHALFIGLICESYISHKIFSFSPNILDGIVKVIFKYFKYRDIKLIDNNLLLEFIKKDKKNVDNNYNFTLIQDIGKSVVNCSVSDDLIFSSLNYYRYLCPV, encoded by the coding sequence ATGATTAATAAAATTAAACTTGATCAGTGTACAATTATTATAAATAATAAATCTATATCATGCTTATTAGATGTAATTAAGAAGATTAATCCTACGAAGGTATTTATTTTATTAGATAAAAATTCTAAGAAGTATTGTTTGCCAATTTTGTTAACACATGTTTCAGTATTAAATAGTGCTCATATTCTTGAGTTAGAAAATGGTGAATCTGCTAAAACAATTAATAGTGTAAAGTCGGTATGTAATTTATTGTTAAGTAAAAACGTCGATAGGAAAAGTTTGATGATTAATTTAGGTGGTGGCGTTGTTTCTGATTTAGGGGGGTTTGTTGCTTCTATAATTAAGAGGGGAATTAATTTTATTAATATACCTACTACTTTAATGTCTCAGGTAGATGCTGCAATAGGTGGAAAAGTAGCTGTAAATTTTGATCATTACAAGAATCAGATAGGCCTCTTTAGTATTCCCAATGCAATTTTTATACATTTTCCTTTTACTAATTCACTTTCTGATTTTGAATTAATATCTGCATACGCTGAAATATTAAAATATGGATTAATTTATGATAAACTATTGTGGGAAAATATTCAGTTGAAGAATATTAATAAAGTTAATTTACCTGCAATTATATCAAAATGCATAAGGATAAAAGTTGATATTGTGAAGAGAGATTATTTTGACAATAATGAAAGAAGGAAATTAAATTTTGGACACTCGATTTCGCATGCTATAGAAAGTATTTTTCTAGTCAAAAATATAGATATCACTCATGGTCATGCTTTATTTATTGGTTTAATTTGTGAGTCGTATATATCCCATAAGATTTTTTCATTTTCACCAAATATTTTAGATGGTATTGTGAAAGTAATATTTAAATATTTTAAATATCGAGACATAAAATTAATTGATAATAATCTTTTATTAGAATTCATTAAAAAAGACAAAAAGAATGTCGATAATAACTATAATTTTACATTAATTCAAGATATTGGCAAATCTGTTGTAAATTGTTCAGTGTCTGATGATTTGATCTTTTCATCCTTAAATTATTATAGATATTTATGTCCAGTATAG
- a CDS encoding MarC family protein produces MNLSEILTITLTLFAVVDILGALPLIISLRQKTGHINSFKATVVSFFIMMAFLFIGENLLHLIGIDVQSFSMAGAIVIFLLALEMILNIELFKSNENDNSGTIVPVAFPLIAGAGTLTTILSLRAIESFSYSEITTGIILNLLFVFLVLKTTNKIEKVLGTSGINILRRVFGIILLAIAIKLFKAGLS; encoded by the coding sequence ATGAATTTAAGTGAAATTTTAACTATAACATTAACTTTATTTGCAGTTGTTGATATTTTAGGGGCGTTACCTCTTATAATCAGTCTTAGACAGAAAACAGGTCATATTAATTCTTTTAAGGCAACAGTAGTTTCTTTTTTTATAATGATGGCTTTTTTGTTTATTGGAGAAAATTTACTTCACTTAATTGGAATTGATGTGCAGTCATTTTCAATGGCAGGCGCAATTGTGATCTTCTTATTAGCTCTTGAAATGATTCTGAATATTGAATTGTTCAAGTCTAATGAAAATGATAATTCTGGCACAATAGTGCCAGTTGCATTCCCCTTAATAGCTGGTGCAGGTACTCTTACAACAATTTTATCTTTAAGAGCAATCGAAAGTTTTTCATATAGTGAAATCACCACAGGAATTATCTTAAATTTATTGTTCGTTTTTTTGGTTTTAAAAACTACTAATAAAATTGAAAAAGTCTTAGGAACTTCAGGTATTAATATTTTAAGACGTGTATTTGGAATAATTTTACTAGCAATTGCTATCAAGCTTTTTAAAGCAGGACTGAGTTAA
- the purE gene encoding 5-(carboxyamino)imidazole ribonucleotide mutase, producing the protein MKPLVSIIMGSTSDWPVMKKAAVFFNEMEIPFEVNALSAHRTPEEVEKFAKNASKNGIKVIIAGAGMAAHLPGVVAAMTPIPVIGVPIKASLDGLDSLLAIVQMPPGIPVATVAINGSLNAGILCAQMLATGNSELFAKTEEYKEDLKKKIVKANQELKQEKFKFKTN; encoded by the coding sequence ATGAAACCACTAGTAAGCATAATAATGGGAAGCACATCTGATTGGCCAGTAATGAAAAAGGCAGCAGTATTTTTTAACGAAATGGAAATCCCATTTGAAGTAAATGCACTATCAGCGCATAGAACTCCAGAAGAGGTTGAAAAGTTTGCAAAAAATGCATCAAAAAACGGAATAAAAGTAATTATAGCTGGAGCTGGAATGGCTGCACATTTGCCAGGTGTAGTTGCAGCAATGACTCCAATCCCAGTAATTGGAGTGCCTATAAAAGCTTCATTAGATGGCTTAGATTCATTATTAGCAATTGTACAAATGCCTCCCGGAATACCAGTGGCTACAGTAGCTATAAATGGCTCCTTAAATGCTGGAATATTGTGCGCACAAATGCTTGCCACAGGCAATTCAGAACTTTTTGCAAAAACTGAAGAATATAAAGAAGATCTAAAAAAGAAGATTGTAAAAGCAAATCAAGAGCTTAAACAAGAAAAATTTAAATTTAAAACAAATTAA
- a CDS encoding hypoxanthine phosphoribosyltransferase, translated as MLTSGFIFIYIKIIYFKSNLIFLCKKNSEFNSFIYNFKSSMKKIQLGGLDFEIFIPKKSIQKKTFELSQRIKNQYHGDWPVFIIVLKGAMIFAKELLSYLDPNIDIVSVKVNSYDGLKSKGKVSIDHISYTKIQNRNVLIIEDIVDTGLTLNFLSNEFLNHGALSIECVTLLFKESKYQYKTKPKHIGFKVGEEFVVGHGMDYNQAGRKLKNIYKKIN; from the coding sequence ATGCTTACTAGTGGTTTCATATTTATTTATATTAAAATAATTTATTTTAAATCAAATTTAATCTTTTTGTGTAAAAAAAATAGTGAGTTTAATTCATTTATTTATAATTTTAAATCATCAATGAAAAAAATTCAGCTAGGCGGATTAGATTTTGAAATTTTTATTCCAAAAAAGTCTATACAAAAAAAAACTTTTGAACTTTCGCAAAGAATAAAAAATCAATATCATGGTGATTGGCCTGTTTTTATTATTGTATTAAAAGGTGCAATGATTTTTGCTAAAGAATTACTAAGTTATTTAGACCCTAATATTGATATTGTTTCAGTCAAGGTAAATTCATACGATGGTTTAAAAAGCAAGGGCAAAGTTTCCATAGATCATATTTCGTATACTAAGATTCAAAATAGGAATGTCCTTATTATTGAAGATATTGTAGATACTGGATTAACACTAAACTTCTTAAGTAATGAATTCCTTAATCATGGTGCACTAAGTATAGAATGTGTAACTTTATTATTTAAAGAATCAAAGTATCAATATAAAACTAAACCTAAACACATTGGTTTTAAAGTTGGAGAAGAATTTGTTGTTGGACATGGAATGGATTATAATCAGGCTGGTAGAAAATTAAAAAACATTTATAAAAAGATTAATTAA
- a CDS encoding adenylate kinase — MKNIILFGPPGSGKGTQADLLMSKNSLDHISTGDVFRRNIKNSTDLGKLASEYMDNGQLVPDKVTVDLLSSELERFPNSKGFIFDGFPRTVPQAQELDKLFERKNMNLDIVLSLEVSEGELVKRLLKRGVNSGRKDDQNKDIILNRIQVYNKQTSILKDYYIKKLNHSFYAINGEREVNLILDDINSIISNY, encoded by the coding sequence ATGAAAAATATAATTTTATTTGGACCTCCAGGTTCTGGTAAAGGTACTCAAGCAGATCTCTTGATGAGTAAAAACTCATTAGATCATATTTCTACAGGAGATGTATTTCGAAGAAATATTAAGAACTCTACAGATCTTGGCAAATTGGCATCTGAATATATGGACAATGGTCAATTAGTTCCTGATAAGGTTACTGTTGATTTACTTTCTAGTGAGTTAGAAAGGTTTCCAAATTCAAAAGGATTTATTTTTGATGGTTTTCCTAGAACAGTCCCCCAGGCTCAAGAGCTTGATAAATTGTTTGAACGTAAAAATATGAATTTAGATATTGTCTTATCTCTTGAAGTATCGGAAGGTGAACTTGTTAAAAGACTTCTAAAAAGGGGTGTTAATAGTGGTAGAAAAGACGATCAAAATAAAGACATAATTTTAAATCGTATTCAAGTTTATAACAAACAAACATCTATTCTAAAGGATTATTACATAAAGAAATTAAATCATTCATTTTATGCAATTAATGGTGAAAGAGAAGTTAATCTTATATTAGATGATATCAATTCAATAATATCAAATTATTAG